In Vicia villosa cultivar HV-30 ecotype Madison, WI linkage group LG7, Vvil1.0, whole genome shotgun sequence, the DNA window cttctttcagATCAAGTATGTAGGAAATGAAGTAGAAAAGAGAAGTTTACAAATGGAGGGATTGAATTTAATGGATAAAACTTTATCTGTTCAAGGAGCTAGAATTTCATTTTGTATATGGGATGTTGCaggtaatttttaattttttaaatttattttctgaaTTTATTGTTAATGATTTTGAGTTAATTTTTGATGGAAAATTATTATGTAGGTGATAAAAAATCCTTGGATCAAATTCCTATGGCTTGTAAAGATGCAGTTGCTGTTTTGATTATGTTTGATCTCACTAGTCGATGTACATTAAACAGGTTAGGTTctgaaatattaatatttatttatatagtattttttttatgctAAGTTTTATAggaattattattagtatttgaGTTTTGCATTATTGTGTTTTTACAGTGTTGTTGGATGGTACAGTGAAGCAAGAAAATGGAATCAGGTACTATTTGATAATTTTGCTTGTTCAATAGTACTAGTACTTAAAGTTAAAGTGTAGTTAGTTTCAAATTTATAATACTTTTGAGTTTTCACACTAAAAATTTTTTGAACCAAGAAAAAAAGCTTTAGTTAAAGTTTACTGAATCACTGATAGATTTTAATTAATAGCCTTTTAAGGTGGTAAGTGAcattaattttttacttttttagtaACATGTGGGAGAGATAGGaggtgattaatttttaaatgtgcTAATTAAATTTGTTAGATGTTATGATAAATTGATAATTAATGTGATTTATTTTTGGTGGAATTTGTGGTGACCATGTTGCATTACATTCAATTGCAGACTGCAATACCTATTTTAATAGGAACTAAGTTTGATGATTTTGTTAGACTTCCCCCAGATTTACAATGGACAATTGTGACACAggtaattgaattattattattacttaataATCAACTTAATACATTTTAAGTTGGtttaattttctcttatttttgatATAGCtagagaggttttttttttttttttttttttttaagttttatgtaGGATTTTCAATTTAAGCATAGTTTAACAGTGACACAAAAATGTATAGGATTTTATTTAGCCACAGTTTAATCATGATAAATTAGAATTGACAAATAGGTATGTTCGTTCCGTTTAATCCCGCTCtacaaaaaatcctaaaaaacatTGCGGAACGAACATAGTTGAGAGTTCTGACCTAAAATTTTGGTTTGCCCACGAAAAAATAAGGGCATGGTGTGGTCCATTTTAAAGGGTATGGGCCTAAAATGTTGGCTCGCCGATGAAAAAACGGAATAAGGCAGAGCAAACATAGTTGAGAGTGGAGCTCTATAACTTTGGCTcgcttgcaaaaaaaaaatagagcGAGACATGATAAACATATTAAAGGGTGTTTAAAATCTTAACCCGACCTATGGAAAATTACGGACAACATATTAAAGGGTGTTTAAAATCTTAACCCGGCCTACGAAAATTTACGGACAAAACCGGCATATTAAAGGGTGTTTAAAATCTTAACCCGAACTACGAAAAATTATGGACAAAACCGGCATTGTCTCCGGGGTAGGATTTATCTTCACCCCTATGATAAATGTGTTATGTGTGTACCATTCATTCACTTTAGAATAAAGTTAGAGCTCTAAAATTTTGAATCATGTACCATTCATTCATGTTAGAATAAAGTTAGAGTGATGTTCACACTTCATTATTACTTTTCCATTTGAGGTACAAATTCCAAGTTCAATAATGCTTTATATAAAGTGTTGCTTACTTTTTACCATATTCTTTGGCTTTATCTCCAAATTTAACTAACATATATTGGGCATATTAATACAGGCAAGGGCATATGCAAGGGCAATGAAGGCAACCCTATTTTTCTCAAGTGCCACACACAATATAAATGtcaacaaaattttcaagtttatcaTGGCAAAGCTCTTTAACTTGCCTTGGACGATAGAAAGAAATTTGAAAGTTGGAGAACCCATTATTGACTTCTAAATTGTTCTTTACGTTCATTTCTTTGTATgtgtatatataaaataagagaagaaaaaagtgaagaagaaacaaaattggaaaaagagagagaaagaaaactaGTCTTCCTTTTCGTATTAACTTGGATCAATCAACATTTAGCACCTAGCTAGGAAGGTAGTCACTACCTAATTTACGTGTATTTTTTGTAGGACAAATTTGACTCCTCTAAGCTACGTGTATTGATATTGTACATGTGTTGCCACGGAAATGAGTTTATAACATAACATTATCCTAAGAGGAAGAGATAAAAAAAGGAATATGTTTAGTCCATTTTATaagttgtatatatttttttgccTTGTTTTTCCATCAATAATATTCATGAATAGTAAGACTCTAGCTCTACATATAGCAATGTCATTGTAAAAGTAGATAGTCCAATGTCAATCTCACTATaagatataatatatttttataaaaagactTGCGtggttatttttgaaaatatcaggGATTATTGAGAGGTAAAAAAATCTGAATATAAACTTAGgctagaaaattttgaaaaaaaaatttaaataacaaggtttaaaaaaaaaattaccaaaaaaacaagtttttcaaaaaatttaccaaaatgtctaggttttgaagaccccctggagtatgcgccaaatgaattggcgcattagtacaaaaattaggagtatgcgccatatggtttggcgcaaatgtggatttttttattttttttatttttttttacttttcacaaacacatatacgccaaatgaattggctaattcaagaaaatttatactaatgcgccaaatAGTTTGGCGCACACTCTAGGGGGTCCtgcaaaacctagacactttggtaaattttctgaaaaccttgttttttatgtaattttttttataaacattgttatttaaattttttcatcgAAAATTTTATTTGTATGGGCTAAATATGTATTTTTAGTcttaatttattttagaaaaaaattgagcGAATTAAATAACTAAAATGTCTTCTTAGAGAACTAAAATGTTTAATGAAAATAGAGATATAAAATATTGGACTTGAGCTGTTAATTGATGCGATGAAGTGTGATATTGTCTGTTTTTGGCCAAACAAATGTCTACCTATTTTGTGTGTTTCTCCGTTAGAGGTTCTTCTTTAGTCCTTTCGCTATGAGCCTTGCGAATGACCTAAAATAGTTGTCCTCCATTTCTTTTAATGTGTGAGCTTTCAAATTTACTTCTTTTAAGGTAATGCCCAAATATCATTATCTTTCAATCTTGTTAACTTTAAAAGGTTTATGGGTAGGAAGGTCATGGAGTTTGATGGAGAGGATTGTCGTTGATTCTATGGCTTATTTTGCACATATTTTAGCAGAAACACTAGAATTGGGTTTGAGATTGCTAATTGTATTTACTTCTTTTATGTGTTTAAATGATCCCTTATAATGGAGAGCGTTTGCTTTTGTCTGTGAGGGCGGCCTAGACCACACCTTCACAACAATGAGACCTTTTGAAGATGTGGAAGGGGGTAATTCTCCCTCATTAAGACAATGAGTGTATCATTCCTTTTTATGAATGCTTATTCTCTTTAATAGGATTCTGCCTTCCCTTTAATGATTTCGAGGTCGACGTGTAAGATCATTTATTAAATGCTCATTCAATATTTGTGCAAATACAAGAAAGGTGTGCTAACCACACCACTCATCTTATATCAGTTAATGATGAAAATGATGTGCAGTTGAATAATTGGAAGAAGAATGATACGAAATTAGGGTTCACCAAAGAAGAAGACGAAGCAGGCACATATGACCTGTGAAGAAGACGAAGACGAATGAAAGGAATGTCATATGCATTAACGTTCAACGTT includes these proteins:
- the LOC131615831 gene encoding septum-promoting GTP-binding protein 1-like, with product MAKLIKQTTKKMTQQLCRKIVQVDVRYGVLQRVSFVGHFFRFIWNKLMVCSLGSSSPQYTRLPLRGSSSSPPSPTTVDDGLTHEQPHISNGYESDSDLVNLKISLLGDCHIGKTTFLIKYVGNEVEKRSLQMEGLNLMDKTLSVQGARISFCIWDVAGDKKSLDQIPMACKDAVAVLIMFDLTSRCTLNSVVGWYSEARKWNQTAIPILIGTKFDDFVRLPPDLQWTIVTQARAYARAMKATLFFSSATHNINVNKIFKFIMAKLFNLPWTIERNLKVGEPIIDF